DNA from Larimichthys crocea isolate SSNF chromosome XIII, L_crocea_2.0, whole genome shotgun sequence:
CCTGAGACACTGGCGGTGCACTTTCAGGTTACACTCACTTGAGGGCGATGGAGTACTTGCTGTTGTCCGACTCGCTGTTCCTGACCAGGAAGCTGGCCTCTTTGCAGGACTGCAGCTGAAACTCCGCCTCCTGACGAGTCACACAGCCATGGTACCAGCTGAGAGGAGAGGGCGGGGGGCGAGGGGGGGGATTACACACTGCTGTCTGCTATTGATTAAGTCTAGAACCTCATTTCATACAAGCCCCTTGGAAATGAGCATTGCTCTTACGTAACAGTGAAATGTCTTAAAATTCTGGAGCAAGGTTTATTGCCAGAATAAGAAACATATGCAGAAACATTCTGACACACAACAtttgaaatctttttaaaatagtttgagtattacaatattaaatatcaaacaAGTTTTATAGACCTACAGGGTAATCCGGTATTTTAAGTGAGTTTCCTCACTTCATGGTCTCACCTTTGTTTTTCCAGTGGCAGGGAGGGGTCCACACAGCAGGCTTCAGTGTCAGGGTTGCTGCTAGGCAACAGGGTCGGAGGAGAGGACCTCAGGATCTTCTGGGTCCAGCTTTTCTGCCTcagatgctgatgctgctgctgctgcagctgggctGATGGATGCTGTGGCTGCCTGGTGAGTGTGGGGTGAGATGTCTCATCTTTGGCTGGGCGTTCAGAGCCGTCAAACTGTGCTGAGGGAAGAAGAGCGACGAGAGAGGATATGAATTTATGTAAAGGAACAACTCCGTGTCTGGGTTTGAACTGTGTGCAGAAGCCTccagtaaacagaaaataagaagaCAGCAGTCTGATGATTCATGCGAGATGTTATTCAGTATGCTGTTGGTCTATGCagcatataaaatatgaatgtgagAGCAGGGCCGAGTTGTTTtttgaacaaaaatattttatattgatcTAAGGCAGAGAAGAGCCAGGCTTAAAacttttaaagaagaagaagaggagaagaactTTTTAACCTCCTTTAGGGAAATTCAAGTTTTTCACACcattgtttcacacacacacacacacacacaggttcaaaatacacacatgcacacacaggacCTATACACATGTAGTGTCAAAGAGATGTAAGGGGACCtctgcagtgcccaggaggtgaagtGGCACCTCTCAAGCTATCAGTCCACCAGTGCTGACTGATCCGTGCTGGACTTGATAAATGTTACTGGTTACTAGTTGAACTGGTACTGCTACAGTGTAATAAAGGATGTCCTGAAGTCATGTTGCTGTCTGAGGTATAAAGATAAGAAAAGATGATGTGCTTGTCTCGCTTCCCCAGAATTGGTGCAACACATATCATTGTGTCTGTGATGAAGCTGTCTGATGTACCTGACAGAGTTCTGACGATGTGCTCTTTCTTCCACTCCCACGGCAGCTCGTATTCAGTGGAGGGACGAGAATCCAGCTCAGGCCGTGTGACCGCTGCCTTGTCGCTGTCACCGCCTCCCTCATATGGGACATCGTATATCTGTAAGGGTACAGGCTGACCTTCCTCCACTGCTCCTTCGCTTGTCTCCATCAGCACCTTCAGCAGGTCCTTGGACCCCCGACGTCTAATCTCTTGCAAGTAAAAGACAAAGGACTGAATATTAAAGACACActctgagatttaaaaaaaaatgcttattgAAAGATTCAATAACCATAATACCACATTATCAAGGGTTTATAATGGTTAATAAATACTTAGCACCTCAGTTACAAACTAATTTGGGGTGTTCATATTTGCCAGAAATGCTGAATGTTGGTAATTCAATAATAAAAGCTAAATCAGttgaaaatgaatacatttttggcAAGAAATACAGTTAAACATATCACACCCAGCTGACCAGATGTTCTTCATATTGGTGGCTTAAAACTGatcaataaaacatcattatCAAATCCATTCATCATAAAAGGTAAACCCTTTGTAAAAGGTAGCTTATCAGTGCTACGTCTATAACTTCTGGTCTATGATGATGTGAGGCAGTAGAAGTGGCAGTTCTGACAATGTTTGCCCGAAGTTCAAGAAAAGCAAATCGTATTGAGTTATGATAAAGTTTACACAATTCTTGtcagattttatacattttcGCAACTGCTGCACATCTGAATCGTGTTTATCTGAGTGTTTTAATAACTTTGTCCCTCTGTCTGAGTCATGGTAGAACTGTGATATCTAACGGAAATGTTCttcacagaaagacacagagtttGAGTGTTAACTGATGTCAGCTGCTGTGAATAATAACCCTGCCATACTCTCATAGCCTTGCTTATTGAGTCATAGTGACATCATATGCTTGCTAACTTCCTCAGTTTGATTTAAGCCTCATACACTGACTCAGTCACATCAGCACATCACATCATCCTCTGTAGACGTCTCTGAGGAGGCCTGGAAGTAACACGGGCACTGATTGAGGTTAAATCTACTAGAGAGCACcgcaataaaacattttcacgtCCACAGCAGGCTATTGTGTAACCCTTTTAGTTCAAACAATGGAGTGATGGAATGAAAGGTCATGAGAGCATGTGATTGGACGACAGACCGCAAGGCTTCCTAAATCCTGGGAAGTTTTGATAAATGGTTGGACAGGTCCATATAGGGGGTTACACAGAGCTGCGTccgagaggaggtggagggggggcaCTTAGGGCCAACTTCCTTTTTGGAGAATAGTACcaggaaacagagacaggaaagaggaagCAGGAGCAGGAAACTGCACCCATTGTCCGAACAGCAGCAGAGTTGCCATGGCCACCCCACGGGGTACAGAGAGCACTGAGGGAGCGAGATCACGTTCTCACTCGGCCCGGAGAGACTGGAAATGGGAATCCTGCCGTTCACACATGGGGGGTAGGAGGTCGAACGCAGCTGCACAGACTCAGTGATGACGGTAAGAGCTGAATGAAACATCGCAGCTCTTACCGTaacagctgacagtgacaggaaaaagcagtaaacagatgaaaatcTTACCAGTAATCATCTGCTGGGCATCGTAAGGCTCCATGTAACCATCGTTCTCCCCgaccctctctgcctccctctgctctctggtCTTCTGAGCATCAAAGGGATCTGCATAATCCTCAAGGATGATCACCTGGATCAAAAAATGAAgggaaatcaatattttaatgcATAATTTGATGTTTAACTCTCGGAGTGGCACCAAATAATAAAAGGCTAAATGTATGTTGACATAGTTAATTAAAAGTAATGATGAACAGTTGGATCAAGGGTCAGATATTTGGTTTGGAAAAATCGTGCAACATTATCCACTTTTATATCATCCAATTTAAAATAGAGCTTTAACTAAGAATTGTTTGAATTATTAgatattttcttgattaatcaatttAGAGCTTTGTCTATAAAATAccagaaaatagagaaaaagagTAATAAAGCCAGCAAATTCCATATTTGAGAAGCAGGAACTGgcaaaagtgttttgttttttgctttaaaaattAGTCTTGAGGTTAACtgaaagatttgttttgttttgttattttcataaaTCCTTTTTATTGTGCACACTAGGAAAGGTGCGTACTGTCTTTGCAGCTCTAATTTATAATaagtaccaaaaaaaacagatcttaaCATGATGGGTGGTGTCTGTGTGCGTCAGACAAAACAGATGGTGACTGCAGTAAACTACAAGACACCAAAGCCCACGCTCTCCACCTTCATAACTCTCTGTTCTTCGACAACAGTCATGCTCGACTGTCTTGTTGCCTTATCAGTGCCATTtaatttcttgtttattttacaagctGCTGGCCAGGAGACAACGGTAAGCCGTAAAATAAAGTTGTCTCGCTAATCACTTCCAGTTGTGTCCTCCTGCCAAAGAAACGTtggcatttgtttgtttgactaaaGTAGCAGATGTTTGACAGGCTGAAACTCAAGAGGGTTGTTGAGGTGTTGAGAGGAACAGATGCAGGCTacaacactgatacacacacacacacacacacacacacacgcactgttACACCTTCACCTTCAGAGGTAGACATGCAGTAACTCAGTGAATTTGAGATCAAGAAAGGGGATTTACTCCCTCTCTGAAATATAACACTCCTATTTTATTCTATCTCTcttttatctgtcttttttctcaCCATCTCTCCACTATCACTATCCCCTCACTTCTCtatctttctcccttttttttcaaagcCAAGCTGGAGGGGACTTGGGTTAGCGCCTGAGTGTCAAATAACACGATGCTTTTTATAACATGATAGCCTTCACCAGGGGGCCTGAATCTagtgaaagagagggatgaGGTGAAGGGAGGGGGTGAGTGAGAGAAGGGGAATACTGAGCCAGATTACACACAGGAGAGGAAGGTAAAGGCCTCATGTCTGACCACAGCTTTGTATTCGAGGCAGGGAAGGTGGGTGTAAGGGCGGGggggtggagaggaagagaacgAGAGATAGAAAGACAGACTGGGAGGAGTGGACACAATGGGTAGAGTGGAGACAAAAGGGGAGTGAGAAACTGAAACAATAATATCAATTTTCAGTGCTTGGACTGGGTCATTGCTACTTCATTGTCAACAGTATTGATGACaccaaatgttatttttgctGGGGTAGAGGGTGTTACACTGCTGCTAGAAATAGACAGAGCtgacacattacatttattctgtttaatttCAAATGCCAACAGATTAAAG
Protein-coding regions in this window:
- the LOC104927543 gene encoding SH2 domain-containing adapter protein E, with protein sequence MAKWFKEFPINLKNGTDRIRSASESGSQPRANKAGLVASIGTKTSGSKASLRKNSSSDSTGGGGGGVGSLLSGRNRKNSATELGKNGVSSLKDGKVWDNLLSGKSRKNSKAEPVFEEQHRPLKSSPSANAYINRLIRVDKQDKSPNFNSSTITNQVVPEAEKPAQFKTETVIILEDYADPFDAQKTREQREAERVGENDGYMEPYDAQQMITEIRRRGSKDLLKVLMETSEGAVEEGQPVPLQIYDVPYEGGGDSDKAAVTRPELDSRPSTEYELPWEWKKEHIVRTLSAQFDGSERPAKDETSHPTLTRQPQHPSAQLQQQQHQHLRQKSWTQKILRSSPPTLLPSSNPDTEACCVDPSLPLEKQSWYHGCVTRQEAEFQLQSCKEASFLVRNSESDNSKYSIALKTSQGCVHIIVAQTKENGYTLDQSCCVFPSIPEVVHYYCTQRLPFNGAEHMTLLRPVPRIH